One segment of Cutaneotrichosporon cavernicola HIS019 DNA, chromosome: 4 DNA contains the following:
- the spp2 gene encoding uncharacterized protein (G-patch domain) has product MSRPVSLAVKPPGTNKSTWSAPSQRIFADDSDEEGDAFTSASGSRPKPRVKAEDERIEGFGNGRKVGRRSPEPLVIAALPNRDWRAVTTQARRPGYRPERRDDEPVVTHERTGDEPQRRGLRRADDIDPDYDNDRKPAPAELVAAEIKQETKAETKQETKQEVKEEERKPLTLDEEALAAVLAGDRPVSDAQRLADDLVIESAADRNVMTEDQALERHLDALPEESTLDDYDAVPVEAFGAAMLRGMGYDAKNDTPMHVPKPRPALLGIGATALSSELPPSRKDPKKRREERATRGGRGFNAAALMVRSNGPSREASIAREDSREASRSRGTSPGEKRRRDDGDSRDSKRRYDNRDDRDRRRTDERDTRDRDRDGRRYETEEERARRKARERESDRDRDDRRDRDRDRERSRRDDRDRDRSRYEDRNRRERDRDRNRDRP; this is encoded by the coding sequence ATGAGTAGGCCCGTGTCTCTCGCCGTGAAGCCGCCTGGCACGAACAAGTCGACAtggagcgcgccgagccagcgcatcttcgccgacgactcggacgaggagggcgacgccttcacctcggcgtcgggtAGCCGCCCAAAGCCCAGGGTCAAGgctgaggacgagcgcatcgagggCTTTGGGAACGGACGTAAGGTTGGCCGCCGCTCCCCAGAGCCGCTCGTTATCGCAGCGCTGCCGAACCGCGACTGGCGCGCCGTCACGACGCAGGCACGGCGTCCAGGATACCGTCCAGAACGGCGGGATGACGAGCCGGTGGTCACCCACGAGCGGACGGGCGACGAGCCGCAGAGGCGCGGACTGCGGCGTGCAGACGACATTGACCCAGATTATGACAACGACCGTAAGCCGGCGCCAGctgagctcgtcgccgccgaaATCAAGCAggagaccaaggccgaAACCAAGCAGGAGACCAAGCAGGAggtgaaggaggaggagcgcaagcCCCTCACACTGGATGAGGAGGCGCTTGCGGCCGTGCTCGCTGGCGACCGCCCCGTCTCGGACGCGCAGCGGCTTGCGGACGATCTGGTGAtcgagagcgcggcggACCGCAACGTCATGACGGAGGACCAGGCGCTCGAACgccacctcgacgcgctccccGAGGAGAGCACGTTGGACGACTACGACGCTGTGCCGGTTGAAGCGTTCGGCGCAGCCATGCTCCGCGGTATGGGGTATGATGCGAAGAACGACACACCGATGCACGTGCCCAAGCCCCGACCGGCACTGCTAGGCATCGGCGCGACCGCTCTGTCGTCCGAGCTCCCGCCGAGCCGGAAAGACCCGAAGAAGCGGCGAGAGGAGCGCGCTActcgcggcgggcgcgggtTCAATGCTGCCGCGCTCATGGTACGCTCGAACGGTCCGAGCCGCGAGGCAAGCATTGCCAGAGAGGACTCGAGGGAAGCGAGCCGGTCCCGCGGCACCAGCCCGGGCGAGAAGCGGCGGAGAGACGACGGCGATTCCCGTGACAGTAAGCGACGCTACGATAACCGCGACGACAGGGATCGCAGACGCACGGACGAGCGCGATACCCGCGACCGTGATCGCGACGGCAGACGCTAtgagacggaggaggagcgtgcACGGCGCAAggcgcgtgagcgcgagagCGACAGAGACAGAGACGACCGTCGAGACCGTGATCGCGATCGTGAACGGTCTCGTCGtgacgaccgcgaccggGACCGCAGCCGATATGAGGACAGGAACAGGCGTGAGCGCGACCGTGATCGCAATCGCGACCGCCCCTAG